The DNA segment ggccccggTGGTGAGCATGATCAGGTGAAGCATCAAAACAATGGTGTCCTTCAACATAAATCTTccaggaagagggagagggagagggaagatGACCCATGAAAAATTATGTGAACCTGTGGCTGCTGCAAAAATGGAGAGTATCTACCGAGATGAGGTTTTTGAGAGGTTCATTGACAAAGTTATGATTTTGTTAAGCATCACTAATATTAAATTTAATTGACAGAATTGTTGTTCTATAATTATTATTAGTCTTTCCTGGCTTCGTATTCTTCTTTATTCAGTATGGCGCTGTAACGTGGACACCGAGGACGATGAGCGGATCAACTCATGACCTGCATAAGAACTTGCAAGACGAGCTTGTTGGCTTTTGGAGTACTCCATGTCACAGCCACATCATATGAAATATATTCTAGTAGGTAACAATGTATGTCATCTACCATACATATTATGTTTTGAGCAATACCTTTGTATTCGTAACGTAATATAAAGCCTCTGTTTGCTTCTTCCAAAGAGACCCTTCTAATATGTATTAATTAGTATTGAACATTGAACATTAATTAGTATTAGCAGTACGTTATCCTGTTATTTACTTTTGATATTAGTAATCCTAATacataattatcataaataaaggGTTGATGTTACGGTATACGCTATATAGGTCCATTTTTGTACATTACCTAAAATTACAATCCCGATATGGCAATAGAATATAtaaatatgtttatgtatatatatatacatatgtatatgtatatatatatacatatgtatatgtatatatatataattattataaatatagatAATTTTAGATAAATGTAAGAAAAGGAATGCAGACCGAGTTGAGGTATGATGACCGGTTAAAACCTAAGGCGTAATGGTCACGATGGTTAGTATACAAGATAAGAGAAGGTGGATTCCTAATACCCGCCCGCTTCCACTAGGCATGACTTCTTCGTTAAGCGATCGAAAGGAAGCAGGGCGAAGACCAGCACGACTCGGGAGAGCCATGGAGTCTTCTTCCCAACTTTTACTTCCCGATCGCCCCGAAGGCGACGACGATCACCACGCCGATACCGATGATGGCGACAACGACGCCGCAGACAAACGCGCCGCCGAGGCGGCAGAGTCCTACGACGACGTCCAATACCTCGTCCGCCGCAACCGAGCGGCCGCCCGCAAGCGCCTCCTCGCCCGGATCAAACTCATCCACAACGAGATCCACAAGCCCCTCGCCGACGCCGTCCGCGACCACGCCCTCTTCCTTCTTCCCGCCAGTTCCATCCTCCGCCTCCGCGCCGTCTCCCGCTCCTGGGCCCGTCACGTCTCCTCCCCCATCTTCGCCCATACCCAGTCTCGCTCCCACCGCTCCATCGCCGGCGTCTTCTTCGGATCGTCCGTCGACGCCTCCGTCGCCTATGTGCCTTTCCCCCCGGCCGCCGCCCACGTCCTCCCCGACCCCACCCTCTCCTTCTTCCCCGTCTCTCCCATCGCAGTCTGCTCCTCCTCCAACGGACTCCTCCTCTGCTACGCCCCCTCCTCCTGCGACTTCTTCGTGTGCAACCCGGCTACCGCCGCCTGGGCCGCCGTCCCCCGCCCGCCCCACAACCCCGGTCCCGAACCCGCCGCCGTCCTCATCTTCGTCCCCGGCGTCTACAACTTTCGCTCTGACTACACCATCGTGATCGGCTTCAGGATCATCGGGGCCAGTTCGGGAATCTTCGGATTCCAGACCTTCTCGTCGTCGGCCGGCGGCTGGTGGACCTCCAACGAGGTGTGCGCGGCGGAGTGCCTGCTCCCGGACTCCGGCATCGCCGGCGGCGGCGTGGCATACTGGCGGACGACGATGCTCACGGTGGTCGGGTACGACCCGGCGAAGGACAGTGTCCGAATGGTGCATTGGCCAATGAATTACGCGGTAGAGGTTCGGTGGGAGATCGGCCAGATGGGCGACGGCGGTCGGCTGTTCTGCACCGCCGTGACCGAGGAGGTGGTGCAGGTCCACAAGCTGCTGCCAAAGTCCGACCAGTGGGCACTGGTGGCATCCATGGACTTGAAGAAAAGATGGAACACAAattcggaggaggaggaggaggaggtggtggaggaggaggcgtgGGAGGTAGAGGCGGGTGGCCAGTTGGTGTTCAAGAAGCGGCCATGGCCCATGAGGTTCCAGGGCGGCGAACTGGAGGTTCTGCTTTGGGTGGAGGGAAGAGTGGTGGGCGTTAACTTGGCGACCAAGCGGGTGCGCGTGGCGGCGGCGTTTGGCTGGCCCACCTGGGACGACGTCCGCGGTGCCAAGTACGTGCCCTACATCAGCACCCTCGCTCCGGTGCCACCCCCCGCCGCTGCTGCGTTAACCTCCTCTTAA comes from the Musa acuminata AAA Group cultivar baxijiao chromosome BXJ1-10, Cavendish_Baxijiao_AAA, whole genome shotgun sequence genome and includes:
- the LOC135595423 gene encoding uncharacterized protein LOC135595423 → MTSSLSDRKEAGRRPARLGRAMESSSQLLLPDRPEGDDDHHADTDDGDNDAADKRAAEAAESYDDVQYLVRRNRAAARKRLLARIKLIHNEIHKPLADAVRDHALFLLPASSILRLRAVSRSWARHVSSPIFAHTQSRSHRSIAGVFFGSSVDASVAYVPFPPAAAHVLPDPTLSFFPVSPIAVCSSSNGLLLCYAPSSCDFFVCNPATAAWAAVPRPPHNPGPEPAAVLIFVPGVYNFRSDYTIVIGFRIIGASSGIFGFQTFSSSAGGWWTSNEVCAAECLLPDSGIAGGGVAYWRTTMLTVVGYDPAKDSVRMVHWPMNYAVEVRWEIGQMGDGGRLFCTAVTEEVVQVHKLLPKSDQWALVASMDLKKRWNTNSEEEEEEVVEEEAWEVEAGGQLVFKKRPWPMRFQGGELEVLLWVEGRVVGVNLATKRVRVAAAFGWPTWDDVRGAKYVPYISTLAPVPPPAAAALTSS